Proteins from a genomic interval of Bombus affinis isolate iyBomAffi1 chromosome 14, iyBomAffi1.2, whole genome shotgun sequence:
- the LOC126924179 gene encoding facilitated trehalose transporter Tret1-2 homolog isoform X2: MGGFSLGCGIGWSAPCVEVLKEKHEYDTFSTNVIASVFPLGAALGMPVVPFLVDKIGRKWTMMSLVPAFLLGWMFITIGVTTFVLLVMGRLITGACGGMFCVIAPMYSAEISEKEIRGTLGVFFQLLLVIGILYAYCCGYARNIVVISILCGIAPLLFASIMTFMPESPLFYMAKENEEAAKKSMRFFRGSEYNIDPEISAFKDQIDKSRREKVTFSAFLKKPVLKTMGVAYGLMFAQQFSGINAIIFYCETIFRQTGVDMDPLLQMLIFAVVQVIACAISASLIDQLGRKILMMISCGVMCLCLMALGIFFVLRTNNPDQADRLFWLPLVSACLYILAFCLGAGPIPWAYMGEIFPAKLKGTASSSAACLNWMLAFIVTVSFSSVVDAVGNAAVFFFFAMICLLSVVFVIFCMIETKGKTFADIQREFGTYDINER; this comes from the exons ATGGGCGGATTCTCTTTGGGCTGCGGAATTGGTTGGAGCGCGCCGTGCGTCGAAGTGCTGAAAGAGAAGCACGAGTACGATACATTCTCGACGAACGTGATAGCGTCGGTTTTTCCGCTGGGTGCAGCACTTGGGATGCCAGTGGTGCCTTTCCTGGTCGACAAGATTGGTCGAAAGTGGACAATGATGTCGCTGGTACCCGCGTTCCTTCTCGGTTGGATGTTCATCACAATTGGGGTGACTACGTTCGTGCTTTTAGTTATGGGCAGACTGATAACCGGCGCCTGTGGCGGAATGTTCTGCGTCATCGCGCCGATGTACTCGGCCGAGATCTCCGAAAAAGAAATTAGAG GTACCTTGGGAGTCTTCTTCCAATTATTACTCGTGATCGGGATCCTGTATGCTTATTGCTGCGGCTACGCTAGGAACATCGTTGTGATATCGATTCTATGTGGTATCGCTCCTCTCTTATTCGCCAGCATCATGACCTTCATGCCGGAGAGCCCGCTGTTTTACATGGCGAAAGAGAACGAAGAAGCCGCCAAGAAGTCGATGCGATTCTTCCGTGGATCGGAGTACAATATCGATCCTGAGATCAGCGCGTTTAAA GACCAAATAGACAAAAGCAGGCGCGAGAAGGTGACGTTCTCTGCGTTCTTGAAGAAACCAGTGTTGAAGACCATGGGAGTGGCATATGGGTTGATGTTCGCGCAACAATTCAGCGGCATCAACGCTATTATTTTCTACTGCGAGACGATCTTCAGGCAAACTGGCGTTGACATGGATCCCTTGCTTCAGATGTTGATCTTCGCAGTGGTCCAGGTGATCGCCTGCGCTATATCGGCCTCGTTGATCGATCAG CTGGGTCGAAAGATCCTCATGATGATATCCTGCGGCGTGATGTGTCTCTGTCTGATGGCTCTAGGCATCTTCTTCGTTTTGAGGACCAACAATCCCGACCAAGCCGACCGTCTATTTTGGTTACCGCTCGTTTCTGCTTGCCTATATATCCTGGCTTTCTGCCTGGGTGCCG GTCCCATACCATGGGCCTACATGGGCGAAATCTTCCCAGCGAAACTAAAAGGGACAGCTTCCTCCAGCGCGGCGTGTTTGAACTGGATGCTGGCGTTCATCGTGACCGTGTCGTTTTCCTCTGTGGTCGATGCTGTTGGGAACGCAGCTGTGTTCTTTTTCTTCGCAATGATCTGTCTATTGAGCGTGGTTTTCGTGATATTCTGCATGATCGAGACCAAGGGGAAGACGTTTGCCGACATTCAAAGGGAGTTCGGCACCTACGACATCAACGAACGATGA
- the LOC126924179 gene encoding facilitated trehalose transporter Tret1-like isoform X1: MADKDKEDFKSLFRRRLPQYIAACAACMGGFSLGCGIGWSAPCVEVLKEKHEYDTFSTNVIASVFPLGAALGMPVVPFLVDKIGRKWTMMSLVPAFLLGWMFITIGVTTFVLLVMGRLITGACGGMFCVIAPMYSAEISEKEIRGTLGVFFQLLLVIGILYAYCCGYARNIVVISILCGIAPLLFASIMTFMPESPLFYMAKENEEAAKKSMRFFRGSEYNIDPEISAFKDQIDKSRREKVTFSAFLKKPVLKTMGVAYGLMFAQQFSGINAIIFYCETIFRQTGVDMDPLLQMLIFAVVQVIACAISASLIDQLGRKILMMISCGVMCLCLMALGIFFVLRTNNPDQADRLFWLPLVSACLYILAFCLGAGPIPWAYMGEIFPAKLKGTASSSAACLNWMLAFIVTVSFSSVVDAVGNAAVFFFFAMICLLSVVFVIFCMIETKGKTFADIQREFGTYDINER, translated from the exons ATGGCGGATAAAGACAAGGAGGACTTCAAAAGCCTCTTCCGTAGAAGGCTTCCACAGTACATCGCTGCTTGCGCAG CGTGCATGGGCGGATTCTCTTTGGGCTGCGGAATTGGTTGGAGCGCGCCGTGCGTCGAAGTGCTGAAAGAGAAGCACGAGTACGATACATTCTCGACGAACGTGATAGCGTCGGTTTTTCCGCTGGGTGCAGCACTTGGGATGCCAGTGGTGCCTTTCCTGGTCGACAAGATTGGTCGAAAGTGGACAATGATGTCGCTGGTACCCGCGTTCCTTCTCGGTTGGATGTTCATCACAATTGGGGTGACTACGTTCGTGCTTTTAGTTATGGGCAGACTGATAACCGGCGCCTGTGGCGGAATGTTCTGCGTCATCGCGCCGATGTACTCGGCCGAGATCTCCGAAAAAGAAATTAGAG GTACCTTGGGAGTCTTCTTCCAATTATTACTCGTGATCGGGATCCTGTATGCTTATTGCTGCGGCTACGCTAGGAACATCGTTGTGATATCGATTCTATGTGGTATCGCTCCTCTCTTATTCGCCAGCATCATGACCTTCATGCCGGAGAGCCCGCTGTTTTACATGGCGAAAGAGAACGAAGAAGCCGCCAAGAAGTCGATGCGATTCTTCCGTGGATCGGAGTACAATATCGATCCTGAGATCAGCGCGTTTAAA GACCAAATAGACAAAAGCAGGCGCGAGAAGGTGACGTTCTCTGCGTTCTTGAAGAAACCAGTGTTGAAGACCATGGGAGTGGCATATGGGTTGATGTTCGCGCAACAATTCAGCGGCATCAACGCTATTATTTTCTACTGCGAGACGATCTTCAGGCAAACTGGCGTTGACATGGATCCCTTGCTTCAGATGTTGATCTTCGCAGTGGTCCAGGTGATCGCCTGCGCTATATCGGCCTCGTTGATCGATCAG CTGGGTCGAAAGATCCTCATGATGATATCCTGCGGCGTGATGTGTCTCTGTCTGATGGCTCTAGGCATCTTCTTCGTTTTGAGGACCAACAATCCCGACCAAGCCGACCGTCTATTTTGGTTACCGCTCGTTTCTGCTTGCCTATATATCCTGGCTTTCTGCCTGGGTGCCG GTCCCATACCATGGGCCTACATGGGCGAAATCTTCCCAGCGAAACTAAAAGGGACAGCTTCCTCCAGCGCGGCGTGTTTGAACTGGATGCTGGCGTTCATCGTGACCGTGTCGTTTTCCTCTGTGGTCGATGCTGTTGGGAACGCAGCTGTGTTCTTTTTCTTCGCAATGATCTGTCTATTGAGCGTGGTTTTCGTGATATTCTGCATGATCGAGACCAAGGGGAAGACGTTTGCCGACATTCAAAGGGAGTTCGGCACCTACGACATCAACGAACGATGA